In Cherax quadricarinatus isolate ZL_2023a chromosome 38, ASM3850222v1, whole genome shotgun sequence, a single genomic region encodes these proteins:
- the LOC128692930 gene encoding protein borderless-like produces the protein MRQLPRGTQKVTPGGGTVSVCFRNMILLTVLMLMSAGGARSVDDWRTSDDRKTLRERDPISLRDGEVDPMSLRGGETLSPMMHQVDGASFTGQEREQQRELWDLSSLQREDLTSLQQEEQSDSWSLASLKQDDQYRFWDPILWQKQRRQLPWDQQLKSVALDSISSHEQDQWELNLRDLSLQKVAPSLTTTLEDPSNAPSGPYFLEPPAVQVSVRAGQPATLTCIVKHLGNRQVSWIRGRDLHVLSSGEVTFSSDSRVQVSHLGDSWTLIIKYTQMRDAGPYSCQVNTQPRLASWYNLTVIEARATIQGKHTLYVQAGSTVTLVCVVREQLLIPGLVLWYQDDRLVQRDAGRVTVVTQVDNVTSSTLTVTRASRHDSGNYSCWPSAGTPDSAIIHVIEGDPPAAMQHGNIAVHPSVTPVMLLLLLVLQLLVHPFYSSTLILYT, from the exons CTGGAGGAGCCAGGAGTGTGGACGACTGGAGGACCTCTGATGACAGGAAGACACTCAGAGAAAGAGACCCCATATCTCTCAGGGACGGAGAGGTCGACCCCATGTCTCTGAGGGGCGGGGAAACCCTGAGTCCCATGATGCATCAGGTTGATGGGGCTTCTTTTAcagggcaagagagagagcaacagcGAGAGTTGTGGGATCTATCTTCATTGCAACGGGAGGACCTGACGTCATTACAACAGGAAGAACAGAGCGATTCTTGGAGCTTGGCTTCACTAAAACAGGACGACCAGTACAGGTTCTGGGATCCAATTCTTTGGCAGAAACAGAGGCGACAGTTGCCTTGGGATCAGCAGCTTAAGTCAGTGGCATTAGATTCGATTTCCTCTCACGAACAAGATCAGTGGGAGCTGAACCTACGGGACCTGAGTCTTCAGAAGGTGGCTCCGTCCCTAACGACGACCCTTGAGGACCCCAGCAACGCCCCATCGGGGCCTTACTTCCTGGAGCCTCCCGCTGTCCAGGTCTCCGTCAGGGCGGGTCAACCAGCCACTCTTACCTGCATCGTCAAGCATCTGGGCAACAGACAG GTGTCGTGGATCAGGGGTCGTGACTTGCACGTACTCAGTTCAGGTGAGGTTACCTTCTCCTCGGACTCCCGAGTACAAGTGTCTCACCTGGGAGACTCATGGACTCTCATCATCAAGTACACACAGATGAGAGATGCCGGACCTTACTCATGTCAGGTCAATACTCAGCCTCGTCTGGCATCATGGTATAACCTTACTGTCATAG AGGCTCGGGCCACCATCCAGGGAAAACACACACTGTACGTCCAAGCAGGCAGCACAGTGACtcttgtgtgtgtagtgagggaacAACTCCTGATACCAG GTCTAGTGTTGTGGTACCAGGATGACCGACTAGTCCAGcgtgatgcagggagggtgacagtggtgacgCAGGTGGACAATGTCACTAGTAGCACTCTCACCGTCACCCGCGCCAGCAGACATGATTCAGGCAACTATTCCTGCTGGCCTTCTGCTGGCACGCCCGACAGTGCCATAATTCATGTTATAGAAg gtgacccaccagctgccatGCAGCACGGAAACATAGCCGTGCATCCATCTGTCACGcccgtgatgctgctgctgttactggtgctgcagcTACTGGTGCACCCCTTCTACAGCAGCACCCTCATCCTCTACACCTGA